In a single window of the Xylanimonas protaetiae genome:
- a CDS encoding aldo/keto reductase, giving the protein MDYIKLGTTGLDVSPVAIGAMTYGEPDRGHPAWSLGEAESRALVRHALDSGINVFDTANMYSQGSSEEILGRALRDYADRDDVVIATKLRHPMRPGPNGRGLSRKAIMTEIDHSLRRLGTDYVDLYQVHRNDPSTPLEETLEALHDVVKAGKVRYLGASSMPAWEFAKALHLQEQHGWARYVSMQHHYNLLAREEEREMIPLCLDEGVGTLVWSPLARGRLARTWDDARATDRAASGGWYADRLYSPLTEQSDRAIVDAVGRVAARHGATRAQVALAWLRSQPVVTAPLVGARTTAQIDDAVASLDLTLTEDDLRELEAPYTPRHDLQGISDDAQLQAVMARIPQFTTAPEAAR; this is encoded by the coding sequence GTGGACTACATCAAGCTCGGCACGACCGGTCTGGACGTGTCGCCGGTCGCCATCGGCGCGATGACGTACGGCGAGCCCGACCGGGGGCACCCGGCGTGGTCGCTGGGCGAGGCGGAGAGCCGGGCGCTCGTGCGCCACGCACTCGACTCCGGCATCAACGTCTTCGACACCGCCAACATGTACTCGCAGGGCTCCAGCGAGGAGATCCTGGGCCGCGCGCTGCGCGACTACGCCGACCGCGACGACGTCGTCATCGCGACCAAGCTGCGCCACCCGATGCGCCCCGGGCCCAACGGCAGGGGCCTGAGCCGCAAGGCGATCATGACCGAGATCGACCACTCGCTGCGGCGCCTCGGCACCGACTACGTCGACCTGTACCAGGTGCACCGCAACGACCCGTCGACCCCGCTGGAGGAGACCCTCGAGGCGCTGCACGACGTCGTCAAGGCGGGCAAGGTGCGCTACCTCGGGGCGTCCTCGATGCCCGCCTGGGAGTTCGCCAAGGCGCTGCACCTGCAGGAGCAGCACGGGTGGGCGCGGTACGTGTCGATGCAGCACCACTACAACCTGCTCGCCCGCGAGGAGGAGCGCGAGATGATCCCGCTGTGCCTCGACGAGGGCGTCGGGACGCTCGTCTGGTCCCCGCTGGCCCGCGGCCGCCTCGCCCGCACCTGGGACGACGCCCGCGCGACGGACCGCGCCGCGAGCGGCGGGTGGTACGCCGACCGGCTCTACTCCCCGCTCACCGAGCAGTCCGACCGTGCCATCGTCGACGCCGTCGGCCGGGTCGCCGCGCGGCACGGCGCGACGCGCGCGCAGGTCGCGCTCGCCTGGCTGCGGTCCCAGCCCGTCGTCACGGCGCCGCTGGTCGGCGCGCGCACGACGGCGCAGATCGACGACGCCGTCGCCTCGCTCGACCTGACGCTCACCGAGGACGACCTCCGCGAGCTCGAGGCGCCCTACACGCCACGCCACGACCTGCAGGGCATCTCCGACGACGCGCAGCTCCAGGCCGTCATGGCCCGCATCCCGCAGTTCACCACCGCCCCGGAGGCGGCCCGATGA
- the rsfS gene encoding ribosome silencing factor, with protein MTATERAVELAVVAARAASNLKADEIIALDVSEQLVLTDVFLIASGTNERQVSAIVDAVEEAMFTAGAKPIRREGKSEGRWVLLDFGEVVVHVQHAEDRVYYALERLWKDCPVVELPADVTDPGAAAAAATEA; from the coding sequence GTGACCGCGACCGAGCGCGCCGTCGAGCTGGCGGTCGTCGCCGCTCGCGCGGCTTCGAACCTCAAGGCCGACGAGATCATCGCGCTGGACGTGAGCGAGCAGCTCGTCCTCACGGACGTGTTCCTCATCGCGTCCGGCACGAACGAGCGACAGGTGTCGGCCATCGTCGACGCCGTCGAGGAGGCCATGTTCACGGCGGGCGCCAAGCCGATCCGCCGCGAGGGCAAGTCCGAGGGCCGCTGGGTGCTGCTCGACTTCGGCGAGGTCGTCGTGCACGTCCAGCACGCCGAGGACCGCGTGTACTACGCCCTCGAGCGCCTGTGGAAGGACTGCCCCGTCGTCGAGCTGCCCGCGGACGTCACGGACCCCGGGGCCGCCGCGGCCGCGGCGACCGAGGCCTGA
- the nadD gene encoding nicotinate-nucleotide adenylyltransferase, translating to MSHATSSSRPRIGVMGGTFDPIHHGHLVAASEVAASYGLDEVVFVPTGKPTFKQDKQVTEAEHRYLMTVIATASNPRFTVSRVDIDRPGLTYTVDTLRDLHEQRPDAELFFITGADAVAQILSWKDAQTLWSMAHFVAVNRPGHNLTIDGIPEGAVTTLEVPAMAISSTDCRRRAEAGQPVWYLVPDGVVQYIAKHGLYRGASAGTSEDEADDE from the coding sequence ATGTCCCACGCGACCTCATCGTCCCGCCCGCGCATCGGCGTGATGGGCGGCACGTTCGACCCCATCCACCACGGCCACCTCGTGGCCGCGTCGGAGGTGGCCGCGAGCTACGGGCTCGACGAGGTCGTGTTCGTGCCCACGGGCAAGCCGACGTTCAAGCAGGACAAGCAGGTCACCGAGGCCGAGCACCGGTACCTCATGACGGTCATCGCGACGGCGTCGAACCCCCGGTTCACCGTGAGCCGCGTCGACATCGACCGGCCGGGCCTGACGTACACGGTCGACACGCTGCGCGACCTGCACGAGCAGCGCCCCGACGCGGAGCTGTTCTTCATCACCGGCGCGGACGCCGTGGCGCAGATCCTCTCCTGGAAAGACGCGCAGACGCTCTGGAGCATGGCCCACTTCGTCGCCGTGAACCGTCCGGGGCACAATCTGACTATCGACGGAATTCCCGAGGGCGCCGTGACGACTCTCGAGGTGCCCGCGATGGCGATCTCCTCCACGGACTGCCGTCGGCGGGCCGAGGCTGGCCAGCCGGTCTGGTACCTGGTACCGGACGGCGTGGTGCAGTACATCGCGAAGCACGGCCTGTACCGCGGGGCGAGCGCCGGAACGAGCGAGGACGAGGCAGACGATGAGTGA
- the proB gene encoding glutamate 5-kinase, translating into MVVKIGSSSLTGPDGHLDVAALRALVEVLAARHAAGTQVVLVTSGAVAAGIGPLGLAARPKDLATMQAAASVGQGLLVARYAEAFAGHGIRVGQVLLTAEDTVRRLRYKNAQRSLSRLLALGVVPVINENDAVTTDELKFGDNDRLAALVSHLVRADALVLLTDVDGLHDRAPHKPGAQRIAFVGDLAEVADVPVTSRGSAVGTGGMVTKLESVRIATASGITVVLTAARNAAGALAGADVGTLFAATGRRTSARRLWIAHAARVRGRLHVDAGAARAVRGGRASLLPAGITRVEGEFDAGDPVELVAPDGTVVARGLVAFDSSELPTLIGRQTAELREQLGEGYDREVVHRDDLVLDHH; encoded by the coding sequence ATCGTCGTCAAGATCGGCTCGTCGTCCCTCACCGGGCCGGACGGGCACCTCGACGTCGCCGCGCTGCGCGCGCTGGTCGAGGTGCTGGCCGCGCGGCACGCCGCCGGCACGCAGGTGGTGCTCGTGACCTCGGGCGCCGTCGCCGCGGGCATCGGCCCGCTCGGGCTCGCCGCCCGGCCCAAGGACCTCGCCACCATGCAGGCCGCCGCGTCCGTCGGCCAGGGCCTGCTCGTCGCCCGCTACGCCGAGGCCTTCGCGGGCCACGGCATCCGCGTCGGCCAGGTGCTCCTGACCGCCGAGGACACGGTGCGCCGCCTGCGCTACAAGAACGCGCAGCGCTCCCTGTCGCGCCTGCTCGCCCTCGGTGTCGTGCCCGTCATCAACGAGAACGACGCCGTCACCACCGACGAGCTCAAGTTCGGCGACAACGACCGCCTCGCCGCCCTCGTCTCCCACCTCGTGCGCGCCGACGCCCTCGTGCTGCTCACCGACGTCGACGGCCTGCACGACCGCGCACCGCACAAGCCCGGCGCGCAGCGCATCGCCTTCGTGGGCGACCTCGCCGAGGTCGCCGACGTGCCGGTCACGAGCCGGGGGAGCGCGGTCGGCACGGGCGGCATGGTCACCAAGCTGGAGTCCGTGCGCATCGCGACGGCGTCCGGCATCACCGTGGTGCTCACGGCCGCGCGCAACGCGGCGGGGGCGCTCGCGGGCGCCGACGTCGGCACGCTGTTCGCCGCGACCGGCCGCCGCACCTCGGCCCGGCGCCTGTGGATCGCGCACGCCGCCCGCGTGCGCGGCCGCCTGCACGTCGACGCCGGCGCCGCGCGCGCCGTGCGCGGGGGACGGGCGTCGCTGCTGCCCGCGGGCATCACGCGCGTCGAGGGGGAGTTCGACGCCGGGGACCCGGTCGAGCTCGTCGCCCCGGACGGCACGGTCGTGGCGCGCGGCCTGGTCGCGTTCGACTCGTCCGAGCTGCCCACCCTGATCGGCCGCCAGACGGCGGAGCTGCGCGAGCAGCTCGGCGAGGGCTACGACCGCGAGGTCGTCCACCGCGACGACCTCGTGCTCGACCACCACTGA
- a CDS encoding histidine phosphatase family protein, with amino-acid sequence MAAGTVVLLRHGRTEWNLVERLQGQTDVELDHVGRWQAREAARALVRTHRAARVVSSDLVRAADTAAAYAGLIGVDVVTDARLRERHFGAWEGLTGAEIAVGWPEGHAVWRRGDDEAGVPPGGETRAQVAERLRDAIEDHAASLEREDTLVVVSHGAAITLAITAMLGQDPGWRGVVGLTNAHWSQLTRAHGGSQPPWRVVAHNVGAAYAPEAWRAGPQTGAEQASDTDGMSAG; translated from the coding sequence GTGGCCGCCGGCACCGTCGTCCTGCTGCGTCACGGTCGCACCGAGTGGAACCTCGTCGAACGCCTCCAGGGGCAGACCGACGTCGAGCTCGACCACGTGGGCCGCTGGCAGGCCCGGGAGGCCGCGCGTGCGCTGGTGCGGACGCACCGGGCGGCGCGCGTCGTCTCGTCCGACCTGGTGCGGGCGGCTGACACGGCCGCCGCGTACGCCGGCCTGATCGGCGTCGACGTCGTCACCGACGCGCGGCTGCGCGAGCGCCACTTCGGCGCCTGGGAGGGGCTGACGGGCGCGGAGATCGCCGTGGGCTGGCCCGAGGGCCACGCGGTGTGGCGGCGCGGCGACGACGAGGCGGGCGTGCCGCCCGGCGGCGAGACGCGCGCGCAGGTGGCCGAGCGGCTGCGCGACGCGATCGAGGACCACGCGGCGTCGCTCGAGCGGGAGGACACGCTCGTCGTCGTCTCGCACGGCGCCGCCATCACGCTGGCCATCACGGCCATGCTCGGGCAGGACCCGGGGTGGCGCGGCGTCGTCGGGCTCACCAACGCGCACTGGAGCCAGCTCACGCGCGCGCACGGCGGGTCGCAGCCGCCGTGGCGTGTCGTCGCGCACAACGTGGGCGCGGCCTACGCGCCCGAGGCGTGGCGGGCCGGCCCCCAGACGGGTGCTGAGCAGGCGTCCGACACGGACGGGATGTCGGCGGGCTGA
- a CDS encoding TetR/AcrR family transcriptional regulator, translated as MTDDGTPRRRADALKNREHLLQVAHDAFAESGTTSLNVIAKRAGVGAGTLYRHFPTREALILAVYQHDVQRLVDSVDAVLAEHAPLAAFRVWFHRLADYVRLKHGLGEALHTAAAQDAINETYAPVTAAVATLLEACVADGSVRPGLDPADVLLLMGFLWRVPGTDTGRAQADRLVDLVLDGIRTHPA; from the coding sequence ATGACAGACGACGGAACACCGCGCCGACGCGCGGACGCCCTGAAGAACCGGGAGCACCTGCTGCAGGTCGCCCACGACGCCTTCGCCGAGAGCGGCACCACCTCGCTCAACGTGATCGCCAAGCGCGCCGGCGTCGGCGCGGGCACCCTCTACCGGCACTTCCCCACCCGCGAGGCGCTGATCCTCGCCGTCTACCAGCACGACGTGCAGCGGCTCGTCGACTCCGTGGACGCCGTGCTGGCGGAGCACGCACCGCTCGCCGCGTTCCGCGTCTGGTTCCACCGCCTGGCCGACTACGTGCGCCTCAAGCACGGGCTCGGCGAGGCCCTGCACACCGCCGCCGCGCAGGACGCGATCAACGAGACCTACGCGCCGGTGACCGCCGCCGTCGCGACCCTGCTGGAGGCGTGCGTCGCCGACGGCAGCGTGCGGCCCGGGCTCGACCCGGCCGATGTGCTCCTGCTCATGGGGTTCCTGTGGCGCGTCCCGGGAACCGACACGGGACGGGCGCAGGCCGACCGCCTGGTGGACCTGGTCCTCGACGGTATCCGCACGCACCCGGCCTGA
- a CDS encoding glutamate-5-semialdehyde dehydrogenase yields MSLASTEVLSDVDAAVRDVARRAQVASRALATASRGTKDAVLHALADALVAASDELVAANAEDLDRERAGGMSPGLLDRLALTPARVDGIAAALRDVAGLPDPVGEVVRGQTLPNGLRLRQVRVPMGVVGMIYEARPNVTVDAAGLALKSGNAVILRGGSAAARSNEVVVRVLRDALEAQGLPADLVQTVDPWGRAGGVALMHARGLVDVLIPRGGAGLIRTVVAESTVPVIETGTGNVHVYVDASADLDEALPIVMNSATQRVGACNSAETLLVHQDVAAQFLPRVLAALAGADVVLHGDAATIGAAPDGVAVAPATDHDWATEYLALELAVRVVASLDEAIEHIRTWSTGHTEAILTNDLRASERFVAEVDAAAVMVNASTRFTDGGELGLGAEIGISTQKLHARGPMGLTELTTTKWVVTGDGHVRP; encoded by the coding sequence ATGAGCCTCGCGTCCACCGAAGTCCTGTCCGACGTCGACGCCGCGGTGCGCGACGTCGCCCGCCGCGCGCAGGTGGCGTCGCGGGCGCTGGCAACGGCGTCGCGCGGCACCAAGGACGCGGTGCTCCACGCCCTGGCCGACGCCCTCGTGGCGGCGTCGGACGAGCTCGTCGCGGCCAACGCCGAGGACCTCGACCGCGAGCGCGCCGGGGGCATGTCCCCGGGCCTGCTCGACCGCCTGGCGCTGACCCCCGCGCGCGTGGACGGCATCGCCGCCGCGCTGCGCGACGTCGCGGGGCTGCCCGACCCGGTCGGCGAGGTGGTGCGCGGCCAGACGCTGCCGAACGGCCTGCGCCTGCGCCAGGTGCGCGTGCCCATGGGCGTGGTCGGCATGATCTACGAGGCCCGCCCGAACGTGACCGTCGACGCCGCCGGTCTCGCGCTCAAGTCCGGCAACGCCGTCATCCTGCGCGGCGGCTCGGCCGCGGCCCGCTCCAACGAGGTCGTCGTGCGCGTGCTGCGCGACGCCCTGGAGGCGCAGGGCCTGCCCGCCGACCTCGTCCAGACCGTCGACCCGTGGGGTCGCGCCGGCGGCGTCGCGCTCATGCACGCGCGCGGCCTCGTGGACGTGCTCATCCCGCGTGGCGGCGCCGGCCTCATCCGCACCGTGGTCGCGGAGTCGACCGTGCCCGTCATCGAGACCGGGACCGGCAACGTCCACGTCTATGTCGACGCGTCGGCCGACCTCGACGAGGCACTCCCCATCGTCATGAACTCCGCCACGCAGCGCGTCGGCGCGTGCAACTCCGCCGAGACGCTCCTGGTCCACCAGGACGTCGCCGCCCAGTTCCTGCCGCGCGTCCTCGCGGCGCTCGCGGGCGCCGACGTCGTGCTGCACGGCGACGCCGCCACGATCGGCGCGGCGCCCGACGGCGTCGCCGTCGCACCCGCCACCGACCACGACTGGGCCACCGAGTACCTCGCCCTCGAGCTCGCGGTGCGCGTCGTCGCGAGCCTCGACGAGGCGATCGAGCACATCCGCACGTGGAGCACGGGGCACACCGAGGCGATCCTGACCAACGATCTGCGCGCCTCCGAGCGGTTCGTCGCCGAGGTCGACGCCGCGGCCGTCATGGTCAACGCCTCGACCCGGTTCACCGACGGCGGCGAGCTCGGCCTCGGCGCCGAGATCGGCATCTCGACGCAGAAGCTGCACGCGCGCGGGCCCATGGGCCTGACCGAGCTGACCACCACCAAGTGGGTGGTCACCGGGGACGGCCACGTGCGTCCGTGA
- a CDS encoding alpha/beta fold hydrolase, producing the protein MTATPVPGPARPRRRRRSRVVGLVVAAVLVVLVGGAGIAYVVADATRAPLDDAARSQLLADGKADTFVETGGGVMHVRLSGPQDGPVVLLVHGAVVGGFAWANWVELLAAAGYRVVAPDLLGYGYSDRPDVDYTQGFYVDQLRDLLDGLGVDEPVHIVGASLGGAIVADFAAAHPERVATVGLMAPAGLGRYDAVAPALKLPVLGDWAFRVLGARIVTQQMADAYAGSPDRDAMLRWMGEQSRFRGFGEGILNTLRHYDFMAREESFDAIGRAGVPVFAAWGTEDDVHPYAWSQRLLDRVPQTELLTIDGAGHAITFGRADDVLRSYLPFLQRHAATG; encoded by the coding sequence ATGACCGCGACGCCCGTGCCCGGCCCCGCTCGCCCGCGCCGTCGTCGACGGTCCCGGGTCGTCGGGCTCGTCGTGGCGGCCGTCCTCGTCGTCCTGGTGGGCGGTGCCGGCATCGCCTACGTCGTCGCCGACGCCACGCGCGCGCCCCTGGACGACGCGGCCCGGTCGCAGCTGCTCGCGGACGGCAAGGCCGACACGTTCGTCGAGACCGGCGGCGGCGTCATGCACGTGCGCCTGTCCGGGCCGCAGGACGGGCCCGTGGTCCTGCTCGTCCACGGCGCCGTCGTCGGCGGGTTCGCCTGGGCGAACTGGGTCGAGCTGCTGGCCGCGGCCGGGTACCGCGTCGTCGCGCCCGACCTGCTCGGGTACGGCTACTCCGACCGGCCCGACGTCGACTACACGCAGGGCTTCTACGTCGACCAGCTGCGCGACCTGCTCGACGGTCTCGGCGTCGACGAGCCGGTCCACATCGTCGGCGCGTCCCTCGGCGGCGCGATCGTCGCGGACTTCGCGGCCGCGCACCCCGAGCGCGTCGCGACCGTCGGCCTCATGGCGCCGGCCGGGCTCGGGCGGTACGACGCCGTCGCGCCCGCGCTCAAGCTCCCCGTCCTCGGGGACTGGGCCTTCCGCGTGCTCGGCGCCCGGATCGTCACCCAGCAGATGGCCGACGCGTACGCCGGCTCCCCGGACCGCGACGCGATGCTGCGCTGGATGGGCGAGCAGTCCCGGTTCCGCGGCTTCGGCGAGGGGATCCTCAACACCCTGCGGCACTACGACTTCATGGCGCGCGAGGAGTCCTTCGACGCGATCGGCCGGGCCGGCGTCCCCGTGTTCGCCGCGTGGGGCACCGAGGACGACGTCCACCCCTACGCGTGGTCGCAGCGGCTCCTCGACCGTGTCCCGCAGACCGAGCTCCTGACGATCGACGGCGCCGGGCACGCCATCACCTTCGGCCGGGCGGACGACGTGCTGCGCTCGTACCTGCCGTTCCTCCAGCGGCACGCCGCGACGGGGTGA
- a CDS encoding MFS transporter, giving the protein MTTASSRPGSTTSPGPLTRSERLDRLPFTRAHLRLLVGSGVGWALDAMDVGIMSFVLVAIGEQWSLSTGERSLLGSVGFAGMAVGAALGGLLADRVGRRQVFALTLLVYGLATGASALAGGLAVLIALRFVVGLGLGAELPVASTLVSEYAPARIRGRVVVILESFWAVGWIAAAVVGLLLVPSSDAGWRWAFAIGLVPAAYALYVRSRLPESVRFLERSGRHAEAESAVRVFEASAGIAAPSSDDVAASDLTAGAAPGRTAGAVPGPVASVAPGLATGAAPAGAGRVPVRALFAAALRRRTVALWLTWFGVNFAYYGAFTWIPTLLVADGFSMVRSFGYTLVITLAQLPGYAVAAWLIEVWGRRAVLVSFLAGSAVAALGFGLAGSVPQILVAGIALSFFNLGAWGALYAVTPESYPTPVRATGAGSATAFGRIASILAPLVTLPLHDRIGTGGVFAVFAAAFVLAMGGASLLTELKGTRLDESV; this is encoded by the coding sequence ATGACCACGGCTTCCAGCCGCCCGGGCAGCACCACGAGCCCCGGGCCGCTCACTCGCTCCGAACGCCTCGACCGGCTCCCGTTCACGCGCGCGCACCTCCGGCTCCTGGTGGGCTCGGGCGTCGGGTGGGCGCTCGACGCGATGGACGTCGGGATCATGTCGTTCGTGCTCGTCGCGATCGGCGAGCAGTGGTCGCTGTCCACGGGCGAGCGGTCGCTGCTGGGCTCGGTCGGGTTCGCGGGCATGGCCGTGGGCGCGGCGCTCGGCGGCCTGCTGGCCGACCGCGTGGGCCGTCGCCAGGTGTTCGCGCTCACGCTGCTCGTCTACGGGCTCGCGACGGGGGCGTCCGCGCTCGCGGGCGGGCTCGCGGTGCTGATCGCGCTGCGGTTCGTCGTCGGGCTGGGGCTCGGCGCGGAGCTGCCCGTCGCGTCGACGCTCGTCAGCGAGTACGCGCCCGCCCGCATCCGCGGGCGCGTCGTCGTGATCCTCGAGTCGTTCTGGGCGGTGGGGTGGATCGCCGCGGCGGTCGTCGGGCTCCTGCTCGTCCCGTCGTCCGACGCCGGGTGGCGCTGGGCGTTCGCCATCGGCCTGGTGCCGGCGGCCTACGCGCTCTACGTGCGCTCGCGCCTGCCCGAGTCGGTGCGCTTCCTGGAGCGCAGCGGACGGCACGCCGAGGCCGAGTCCGCGGTGCGCGTCTTCGAGGCGTCCGCCGGCATCGCCGCTCCGTCCTCCGACGACGTCGCGGCGTCGGACCTGACGGCGGGTGCAGCGCCGGGCCGGACCGCGGGTGCTGTCCCGGGCCCGGTCGCAAGCGTGGCGCCGGGCCTGGCGACGGGCGCGGCGCCCGCGGGCGCCGGGCGCGTCCCGGTGCGGGCCCTGTTCGCGGCCGCGCTGCGGCGCCGGACCGTGGCGCTGTGGCTGACGTGGTTCGGGGTGAACTTCGCCTACTACGGGGCGTTCACCTGGATCCCGACGCTGCTCGTGGCGGACGGGTTCTCGATGGTGCGGTCGTTCGGCTACACGCTGGTGATCACGCTCGCGCAGCTGCCCGGGTACGCGGTGGCGGCGTGGCTCATCGAGGTGTGGGGGCGCCGGGCGGTGCTCGTGTCGTTCCTCGCGGGGTCGGCCGTGGCGGCGCTCGGGTTCGGCCTGGCGGGGTCGGTGCCGCAGATCCTCGTCGCGGGCATCGCGCTGTCGTTCTTCAACCTGGGCGCGTGGGGCGCCCTGTACGCCGTGACCCCCGAGTCCTACCCGACGCCGGTGCGGGCCACCGGGGCGGGCAGCGCGACGGCGTTCGGCCGCATCGCGTCGATCCTCGCCCCGCTGGTGACGCTGCCGCTGCACGACCGCATCGGCACGGGCGGCGTGTTCGCCGTGTTCGCGGCCGCGTTCGTGCTGGCGATGGGGGGCGCGAGCCTGCTGACGGAGCTGAAGGGCACCCGCCTCGACGAGTCGGTGTAG